GGAAACCGCCCGCCTTCACTGCGCGCGAGAACGGGAACGGCAGGCTGCTAGGGAAACGCTGGATGTCGTTGCTCATGGGAAACTCCTTTCAGGATGACTGGAAACGTGCCGGGGACAGGCGCTCGGGTGCCACGCCCTGGGCGATCAGGCTCGGGCACAGCGGTTGCCCGAGCAGCAGGTCGGCTGCCAAGCGCGAAGCACCGGCAGCCGACTGGATACCATAGCCACCCTGCGCGGCCAGCCAGAAGAACGCCGGCGCGTGCGGGTCGAAGCCGATCACCAGGTCGCCATCGGCAACGAACGAGCGCAGGCCCGCCCAGCTGTGGCTGGGGCGGCGGATTTCCAAGGTGGTCATGGCTTCGATGTTGTAGATGCCAAGGGCGATATCGAGCTCTTCGGGGGCGGCGTCCTGTGGCTCTACCGGGTCGGCGTTGGCCGGGGAGCCCAGCAGTTGGCCGGCGTCGGGCTTGAAGTAGAAGCTTTCGTCAACGCCGATCACTGCCGGCCAACGGGCGAAGTCCTGTTCGACCGGCCCAGGGAAGGTAAAGGCGCTGCGCCGGCGCGGCTGCAGGCCGATCGGGGCCACCGCGCACTGCTCGGCCACACGGTCGGCCCACGCGCCCGCGGCATTGATCAGCTGGTGGGCCTGCAAGTGGCTGCCATCGGCCAGCGTCACCTGCCACAACCCGTCGTGGTATGCGGCCTGCATCAGCTCGGCATTGCAGCGTAGTTCACCGCCTGCGGCGCGATAGCCACGCAGGAAGCCTTGATGCAGCGCGTGTACATCCAGATCCATCGCGCCGGGTTCGTGCACGGCACCGGCAATCACCTCGTTGCGCAGGCTCGGCACCATTGCCAAAGCGGCATCACGGTCAAGCAGGCTGACCTCGGTGCCGTTGGCCAGGTTCTGGGCGTAGGTGGCCTGGAGCAACTCACTCTGCTCATGACTGGCGACATACAGGCAGCCACGCGGCTCCAGCAGCGGGTGTTCGCAGAAGCCTGCCGGCGGCGCTTCGTAGAACGCACGGCTGGCGCGGGTCAGGGCCTGGATCTGCGGGGTGCCGTAGGCCTCCATGAACATCGCCGCGGAGCGGCCGGTCGAGTGGTAGCCAGGCTGCATCTCACGCTCCAACAGCAGCA
The Pseudomonas sp. KU43P genome window above contains:
- a CDS encoding NAD(P)/FAD-dependent oxidoreductase, which codes for MTPTYDTLIIGAGIAGASLAYRLAGQRQVLLLEREMQPGYHSTGRSAAMFMEAYGTPQIQALTRASRAFYEAPPAGFCEHPLLEPRGCLYVASHEQSELLQATYAQNLANGTEVSLLDRDAALAMVPSLRNEVIAGAVHEPGAMDLDVHALHQGFLRGYRAAGGELRCNAELMQAAYHDGLWQVTLADGSHLQAHQLINAAGAWADRVAEQCAVAPIGLQPRRRSAFTFPGPVEQDFARWPAVIGVDESFYFKPDAGQLLGSPANADPVEPQDAAPEELDIALGIYNIEAMTTLEIRRPSHSWAGLRSFVADGDLVIGFDPHAPAFFWLAAQGGYGIQSAAGASRLAADLLLGQPLCPSLIAQGVAPERLSPARFQSS